The Sphaerochaeta globosa str. Buddy region TGATGATGCCAGTCTTGAAATAGTGGGTCAGCGTATTTCCAGTCTGACTTTGTTGGACTTGGCCATTTGCATACCGGTTATCTGTCTCCATATTCGTCCCTCCTATACATTCAGCATCGCTTCGAACACGGTGCAGGCCTGTCCAAGCACCGTGGCACGGTTTTGGTTTACTTGCACGATAACCAATCCTGTTCTCTTTATTGCCTCACCTTGCATGAATATCGCCTTCCCTTGATGGATACGGTTAGTATACTGTTGCAGATACAACGCCAAAGCTCCGGCTGCATTGCCGGTTACCGGGTCCTCTTCAACTCCGCTTCCCGGACTGAACATGCGCGTATGGGCGACTACCTCGCCCTCAGCCTGGTCGAACGTATACAGATAGAAGCCCGGGACTCCGAGCTCAGATCCCAATGCGATCAAAAGGTCCCGTTGTACAAAAAGGGTATCCAGTGTCTGTTTGCTCTTCAGTCCAACCAAGACTTTTGCATTTCCGGTTGAGACAATCTGCAACGGCAAATCCTCGTACAGAGCTGAAGCCGACAACCGTAAGGCCGAAAGAAGTTGCTGTTTCTGCTGTTCTGAGAGTATCGGCCCAAACAAGCCTTCTTTTTGAGTAATATATATAGTTGGATGTTCAGTTTCATATTCTATGGTAATAGGAAGCAATCCTGCCTCGCAGAGCATCTGGTGAGAACCTGGGGGAAGTCCCAATTCGGTTGCAAGAATGTGGTAGCTTGCCACACTTGCATGGGTGCAAAGGGGTACTTCCTGTTTGGGAGTAAAGAAACGTATATGTTGGACGTCAGCGTCCTCCCATTGGTAGATGAACGCCGTTTCACTATTGTTCAATTCTCTGCTTATCCTCAGCATCATCTCCTGGCTAAGGCCATCAGAGGGATAGACAACCCCTGCAGGGTTGCCCGAAAAGGCTTGCGTGGTAAAGG contains the following coding sequences:
- a CDS encoding PhzF family phenazine biosynthesis isomerase, whose product is MQMRRLWQVDAFTTQAFSGNPAGVVYPSDGLSQEMMLRISRELNNSETAFIYQWEDADVQHIRFFTPKQEVPLCTHASVASYHILATELGLPPGSHQMLCEAGLLPITIEYETEHPTIYITQKEGLFGPILSEQQKQQLLSALRLSASALYEDLPLQIVSTGNAKVLVGLKSKQTLDTLFVQRDLLIALGSELGVPGFYLYTFDQAEGEVVAHTRMFSPGSGVEEDPVTGNAAGALALYLQQYTNRIHQGKAIFMQGEAIKRTGLVIVQVNQNRATVLGQACTVFEAMLNV